GTTCTCGGATTTGTCTTTACAACACTCATTTTTGCTCCCCTATTGGGAGTCGGAAGTATAATCAAGGTATTCGAGCTTCAGACAAACCTGTCATGGATTATTCTGGTGAATTTCGTCATCATAATCATTCTCCTTGCGGTAGTCATGGTCAAGGTAATGCCATATTTCAGAATAACACAGGAAATCATTGACAAGATAAACAAGACAGCAAGGGAAATCCTAATCGGAATTCCGGTAATCAAGGCTTTCGTCAGACAGGACTATGAGGAGGACAAGTTTCAGAAGGTTAACCAGGACTTCTACGATGTCAACATATATGTGTTTAAAAAGATTCTGATGCTGCTTCCGCTGATGACACTGATAATGAACCTGATGATTGTTTTGATTCTTTACTTCGGAGCGTATGACGCCGTCAACAGCGGAATCCTGACAGGGGACATAATTGCATTCATCCAATACGCCACACTTATCGTCACCTCCTTTTTAATGATTGGAGGATTTTTCATCATGCTTCCGAGAATAATAGTTTCCGGAAGGCGTATCAGCGAAGTACTAAACACTGAACTTACGATTACCGACGGAGAGCTCACTGAGATTTCCCAAAACCCTACAATAGAGTTCAGGGACGTATCATATAAATATCCCGGAAGCGAAAAGGAGACCCTTAAAAACATCAATTTCTGCCTTAAGCCTGGCAAAACCACCGCAATAATCGGCGGAACAGGAAGCGGAAAATCAACAATACTCAATCTGATTCCTCGCCTTCAGGACCCGAGCTCCGGTGAAATTCTAATTGACGGGAAAAACATCAAGAACTATAATCTCAAAAGTCTGAGAAACAAGATCAGCTTCACACCCCAAAAGGCCATTCTATTTCAGGGAGATGTCCAGTCAAACATGCAAATCGGAAAGAACGATGCAAGTGAGGAGGAAATCAGAAAGGCACTTGAACTTGCACAGGTTGATTTTGTGGAAAATCTCTCTGAGGAGGTCCTCCAGGGAGGATCCAATTTTTCAGGAGGCCAAAAGCAACGTTTATCAATAGCCAGGGCAATTATCGGCCATCATGAGTTCTATCTCTTTGACGACTGCTTTTCCGCACTTGACATGAACACCGAAAGGAAAATAAAAAACAACCTGAAAGACTTGAAGGACTCCTCAATCCTAATCGTGTCACAGAGAATATCAACAATCAGGGATGCCGACGAGATACTTGTAATAGACAACGGCGAAATCGTTGACAGCGGAACACATGAGGAGCTTGTTGAAAACTGCGACATCTACAGGGAAATTGCAAAAATACAGATTGATTACATGGAGGCACTATCATGAGCCCAAGACCATTGAAACGAAAGCCTCCGGAAAAGCCAGTCAACAACAAAAAAGCTATTAAAAACATCCTGACGCTCCTGAAAGACCATAAATTGAAATTGACATTAACGGTGATTTGTGCCGTGATTTCAACGGCGTTCACCATCCTTGCACCGTTGCTTATCGGCCAGGCAACAACCATGATATACGACGGAATCAACAGGATGATAAGCAATAGCGGTTCAATCGATTTCAATGGTCTGATAAACATATTGATAATTGTTGTCATCCTATATGTCATCAGCTCCGTATTTACATACCTTCAGAGCTTCTTTTTGATTGAAGTGACAACCAAAATCAGCTATGACCTAAGGGAAAGACTAATAGAAAAGATTCTTAAGCTTCCAATGGAGAAAGTCGAGGAAAACAAAAGGGGAGACATACTCTCAAGGGTTACAAACGATGTCGATTCCCTTCAAAACGGAATTACACAGTCATTCATCCAACTGACAACAGCGGTGATTACCCTGATCGGGGTTTTCATCATGATGCTGTCCATAAATCTCTGGATGACATTGGCAACAATCACTCTTGTGCCTATAGCATTGCTGCTCATGAGATTCATGACCAGATTCTCACAGAAATACTTCCTAAGGCAACTGGAATTCAAGGGTTCACTCAATGGCCAGATTGAGGAGACCTTCACAGGCCATGACATCATTCGCGTATTCAACCAGGAGGAGATTTCCATGGACCGGTTTGAAAGCGACAATGAAAAGTGGTTCACCCATGAATGGAAATCACAGTTCTATTCAAGCCTGAATGGTCCTTTGATGAACTTCATTTCCAATTTTACTTATGTTGTGGTTGCCGTTTTGGGTGCGGTGTTTGTTCTGCAGAAAGTAATTGCCGTTGGAGACATCCTGGCATTTTTCCAATATACCCAAAGCTTCAACAGACCTATCCAGCAGATCACCCGCGTAATGAACCAGATACAGACTGCAATGGCTGCTAGTGAACGTATCTTCGAATTCTTGGAATTTGAAGATGAAAGCAACCCTTCAGATAGACAGATTACCGAAATCAAAGATGGAATAACATTCGAGAATGTCAGCTTTTCATACACTCCTAATGAGAAGATAATCAAGAACCTGTCATTTGACGTCAAAAAGGGCGAGAAAATAGCCATTGTCGGCGAAACAGGAGCTGGAAAAACCACAATCATCAAGTTACTGATGAGATTCTATGACATAAACTCAGGTTCAATAAAGATTGACGGCATAGATATTGAAGAATATGACAAGGACAGCCTAAGGTCACACATAGGAATGGTTCTTCAGGATTCATGGCTTTTCTCAGACACCATATCCAACAACATCCGCTACGGCAATCTGGATGCTTCGGATGATGAGATTATCGATGCTGCAAGCCAGGTTTATGCGGATGACTTTGTAAGACGTTTGTCTGACGGTTATGAAAGTGAACTGAATGAGGATACCGACAACATATCCCACGGTCAAAAGCAGCTGCTGACCATTGCCAGGACAATATTGTCCCAAAAAGAGGTTCTTATTTTGGATGAGGCAACTTCCAGCGTTGACACCAGAACCGAAAAACTGATTCAAAAAGCTATGGATAGGTTGATGGAAGGTAAAACTAGTTTTATTATCGCGCATAGACTGTCAACCATCAGAAATGCCGATAAGATTATTGTTATTGAAAATGGTGAGATAATCGAGCAAGGAAATCACGAGGAATTGCTTGCCCTTAAAGGATATTATTACCACACCTTAAATTCACAATTAAAAGAAAATATGAACTAATCGTTTTCTAAACATTCGTTCCAGATTTCTTTGGAAACGTCATCAAGAGTGCCGATTGAAGAAGCCTTTTTAAATTCTTCACTTGCTTTTGCAAAGTCACCTTGAGCATAATATGTCAAGGCCTTTCCCTTGATTGCATCGAATGAATTCTCATCACGTTCAAGAATCTTTTGATATATGCTGATTGCATCATCATAATCACCGTTGAGTGTGTTTGAGTTTGCAATGGCTATCCAGACTTTATCGTCATCCTCAATGGACAATGAACTGACAAATTCCTCGATAGCTTCAGGATACTTGTCCAGATTCATCAATGCACGACCTTTGATATAGTAAGCCTCTGCATTTGATGGGTTGACCTCAATTGCCTTGTCACAAAGTTCAATGACCCTGATGTTTGTCTTGTATACGTCAACCAGTTCATCTGAATTGAGCCTGATCATTCTTCTTTGTGCTCTCCTAATGTAATCGCCATCTCTGTTCAATGCCCTTTTGGCATCAAGTGAATATTCTTTTATGAATTCTGGAAAATCATCGGAGCTGAATATTTCAGATTTAAATTGTGACAGGTCATCAGCAATATCTGAAAGTTGGTCCAGTGTGCTTTCGCCAAATTCTTGAACAACCAAATCTTCAAATCCGTCATAATCCAATTCGGACAGTATTTCTTTACTTTCGTCACGTATAAAGTCAATACTGTCAGAGATTTGTTGAAGTATTGTAGATTCGAAAAAAACCTTATCAGTACTTCTCTTGTTGACTTCAATGTCATCCCAATCTTTTGATTCTTTCATAGGCATTCACCTCTAAAATGTATTAATATGTCCACCTATAAAAAGATTTTTATTTTGACCAATACCCATGGCCACAGGGGAGGTGAAGACAATATTAAGAAAAAATATGATTCATCAATAGCTTAGGCAATATGTGCTAACGCAACTTGCCATCAATAATATAATTAAACTATTCAAAATGAAATCACCTGCAATTAAATGGATTTGAAAAACTACAAGTGTTAAAATTATTAGATGTTGGCTCCAATTTATTTCAGGAATAATTAAGCGGCCAGACTTACCTTCTGAAAATCTCAAAATACAAAAACAAAACCGTTAAAATGAACAGAAAATGACCACTCCCCCGTTTCCACGGGATAATTTTAAAAAGGAATGATTCTTCAATGGAGTGGCAACACCCTTTAAGATTTGCTTATCTGAAATGAAAGTTCCATTGGAGCTGTTTTCATCAATAATAAACCAATTATCATTTCTAAAGAATAATTTCAAGTGAGGTTTTGACACAAGGGAAACTGTTGAATAGCTATTGTCCAAAAGAATTGTGAATGACGCCAAATCCCTTTCATTGAAGTTGCCCTTCCTGCCGATGAGAACTGTCTCGTCCTCATGAACCTTGAATGTCCTGCCCTTGTCAACGCCGTTGAACACTGTTAAAACGCAATGCTTTCCGTCGTGATATTTCCTGTTAAGGTCATATAAATCAAAGAATGACAAAAGCTCATCTGACAAAAAGGTTATCTCCAAGAACAAATCCTTAAACGCATCTTCCTTTAATATATAGGCTTTTACGGTCCTCAAACCAATCTTATTTGGGACTTCCTTTTTGATAATCAGTTCCTCAATCAGATCAGCCTTCATCATTTGCTTAAGGTGCTGTCCCAGCATTTGGGGAGTGATGTCGATATTGTAATTTTCCAATAGGATGGTATTGATTTCTCTTGAATAAAGCGGATCAGTTTTAAACAAGCCTGGAGACACCTGGTTCTTCTTCTGGAAATCCCTTAAAATTTCCAATATGGAAAATCTGACCTCATTATTAACGGCAGCCAACTTGACTGATATTAAATTGGAATCGATTGAATCTAAAACCATTGTTTTTACATCTTCTAAATCACACATGCCATAACTCCTAAAATTTAACTCCAATCAGCTAATTGCATCAATCTTTTCCAAAATCTCTTGCCTGTAAAATTCCGCTTTCTCTTCATACTTATGCTCTTTTAAAAGAACTTCAAAGCAAAGCAAAGCCTCTTTAAATTCACTCATTATCCCCAATACAAGTCCCTTATTAAACAGTGCATAATAATATTGCCCATCAATATCCAGGCATTTATCAAAGCAGAGAATAGCTTCGCAATATTCCTCAAACAGGAATAGTATACAGCCCTTAAAGTTCAATGTATCCAAATCATTGCCTTTAATGTCCAAAATAAAATCCATTAAGGTTAATGCCTTTGCAGGGTCTTCTTCAACCAGCAATGCCCTGAAAAATTGCATTTTCAAATCATAAATTGCTTCATCATCCAAATCGGGAGTCTTGAACATGAACTCATTGAA
The window above is part of the Methanobrevibacter thaueri genome. Proteins encoded here:
- a CDS encoding tetratricopeptide repeat protein produces the protein MKESKDWDDIEVNKRSTDKVFFESTILQQISDSIDFIRDESKEILSELDYDGFEDLVVQEFGESTLDQLSDIADDLSQFKSEIFSSDDFPEFIKEYSLDAKRALNRDGDYIRRAQRRMIRLNSDELVDVYKTNIRVIELCDKAIEVNPSNAEAYYIKGRALMNLDKYPEAIEEFVSSLSIEDDDKVWIAIANSNTLNGDYDDAISIYQKILERDENSFDAIKGKALTYYAQGDFAKASEEFKKASSIGTLDDVSKEIWNECLEND
- a CDS encoding ABC transporter ATP-binding protein — translated: MSPRPLKRKPPEKPVNNKKAIKNILTLLKDHKLKLTLTVICAVISTAFTILAPLLIGQATTMIYDGINRMISNSGSIDFNGLINILIIVVILYVISSVFTYLQSFFLIEVTTKISYDLRERLIEKILKLPMEKVEENKRGDILSRVTNDVDSLQNGITQSFIQLTTAVITLIGVFIMMLSINLWMTLATITLVPIALLLMRFMTRFSQKYFLRQLEFKGSLNGQIEETFTGHDIIRVFNQEEISMDRFESDNEKWFTHEWKSQFYSSLNGPLMNFISNFTYVVVAVLGAVFVLQKVIAVGDILAFFQYTQSFNRPIQQITRVMNQIQTAMAASERIFEFLEFEDESNPSDRQITEIKDGITFENVSFSYTPNEKIIKNLSFDVKKGEKIAIVGETGAGKTTIIKLLMRFYDINSGSIKIDGIDIEEYDKDSLRSHIGMVLQDSWLFSDTISNNIRYGNLDASDDEIIDAASQVYADDFVRRLSDGYESELNEDTDNISHGQKQLLTIARTILSQKEVLILDEATSSVDTRTEKLIQKAMDRLMEGKTSFIIAHRLSTIRNADKIIVIENGEIIEQGNHEELLALKGYYYHTLNSQLKENMN
- a CDS encoding FHA domain-containing protein, whose protein sequence is MCDLEDVKTMVLDSIDSNLISVKLAAVNNEVRFSILEILRDFQKKNQVSPGLFKTDPLYSREINTILLENYNIDITPQMLGQHLKQMMKADLIEELIIKKEVPNKIGLRTVKAYILKEDAFKDLFLEITFLSDELLSFFDLYDLNRKYHDGKHCVLTVFNGVDKGRTFKVHEDETVLIGRKGNFNERDLASFTILLDNSYSTVSLVSKPHLKLFFRNDNWFIIDENSSNGTFISDKQILKGVATPLKNHSFLKLSRGNGGVVIFCSF
- a CDS encoding ABC transporter ATP-binding protein codes for the protein MRKLIAPIRDKIPQILFIFLFLLIQVYCDLTLPQYTADIVNIGIQNTNFQFIIDTGLVMLLMVAISALATIGVSYFSSRVASGYAKDLRKIIYSKVLRFSNHELNNISRSSLITRTTNDVNQIQGVLGFVFTTLIFAPLLGVGSIIKVFELQTNLSWIILVNFVIIIILLAVVMVKVMPYFRITQEIIDKINKTAREILIGIPVIKAFVRQDYEEDKFQKVNQDFYDVNIYVFKKILMLLPLMTLIMNLMIVLILYFGAYDAVNSGILTGDIIAFIQYATLIVTSFLMIGGFFIMLPRIIVSGRRISEVLNTELTITDGELTEISQNPTIEFRDVSYKYPGSEKETLKNINFCLKPGKTTAIIGGTGSGKSTILNLIPRLQDPSSGEILIDGKNIKNYNLKSLRNKISFTPQKAILFQGDVQSNMQIGKNDASEEEIRKALELAQVDFVENLSEEVLQGGSNFSGGQKQRLSIARAIIGHHEFYLFDDCFSALDMNTERKIKNNLKDLKDSSILIVSQRISTIRDADEILVIDNGEIVDSGTHEELVENCDIYREIAKIQIDYMEALS